A stretch of Lysobacter sp. K5869 DNA encodes these proteins:
- the rpsU gene encoding 30S ribosomal protein S21: MPSVKVRENEPFEFALRRFKRTCEKAGVLAETRKREFYEKPTQERKRKAAAAVKRQARRASRDVTKRQRLY; the protein is encoded by the coding sequence ATGCCCAGCGTCAAAGTCCGCGAAAACGAGCCTTTCGAGTTTGCCCTGCGCCGCTTCAAGCGCACCTGCGAGAAGGCCGGCGTTCTGGCCGAGACCCGCAAGCGCGAGTTCTACGAAAAGCCGACGCAGGAACGCAAGCGCAAGGCCGCCGCGGCGGTGAAGCGTCAGGCCCGTCGCGCTTCGCGCGATGTGACCAAGCGTCAGCGCCTGTACTGA
- the dnaG gene encoding DNA primase, giving the protein MARIPDGFIDDLLARTDIVEVIGARVPLKRQGKEYSARCPFHDERSPSFWVSPTKQFYHCFGCGAHGTAISFLMNYDRLEFLDAVDELAKRVGVEVPRDTRARNENSDTQDLIHALEAAQRFFLRQYSTSGKAQGYLDNRGVSIDIRDRFGIGYAPDGFNGLRDALGTDDRRMKLLDRAGLLSKNDTGRVYDKFRDRVMFPIHDRRGRVIAFGGRVLDKEDGPKYLNSPETPLFHKGRELYGLWQVRQTHNKIPRLIVVEGYMDVIALFQHGVDTAVATLGTATTPDHAELLFRNAADVYFCFDGDRAGRGAAWKAVESVLPRMKDGRQAFFLFLPEGEDPDTLVRQEGADGFDRRLQEAMPLSQFLFDSLAADVNLQTLEGKGRLAERAKPLLAQIPDGAFSDLMKQRLTELTGVGARTASPQTHVPTQRASAAQRPAATPKRSLVRSAIALLLQKPSLAAALQPPYGFARLNQPGIDLLVEIVDVVQQRPEISTGALLEHFAEHTQIGALQKLASQSLPGNEEHLQREFLDAVGQLEKQTVVQRLDELQALQREGGLGDAEKRELLALLQMRAGLQRAT; this is encoded by the coding sequence ATGGCCCGCATCCCCGACGGCTTCATCGACGACCTTCTCGCCCGCACCGACATCGTCGAGGTGATCGGCGCGCGCGTGCCGTTGAAGCGTCAGGGCAAGGAATACTCGGCGCGCTGCCCGTTCCACGACGAGCGTTCGCCCTCGTTCTGGGTCTCGCCGACCAAGCAGTTCTATCACTGCTTCGGCTGCGGCGCGCACGGCACCGCGATCAGCTTCCTGATGAACTACGACCGCCTCGAGTTCCTCGACGCGGTCGACGAGTTGGCCAAGCGCGTCGGCGTGGAAGTCCCGCGCGACACCCGCGCGCGCAACGAGAATTCCGACACCCAGGATCTGATCCACGCGCTGGAAGCCGCGCAGCGCTTCTTCCTGCGCCAGTATTCGACCAGCGGCAAGGCGCAGGGTTATCTGGACAATCGCGGCGTCAGCATCGACATCCGCGACCGCTTCGGCATCGGCTACGCGCCCGACGGCTTCAACGGCCTGCGCGACGCGCTGGGCACCGACGACCGGCGGATGAAACTGCTCGACCGCGCCGGCCTGCTGTCGAAGAACGACACCGGCCGCGTCTACGACAAGTTCCGCGACCGGGTGATGTTCCCGATCCACGACCGCCGCGGCCGCGTGATCGCGTTCGGCGGGCGCGTGCTCGACAAGGAAGACGGGCCGAAGTACCTCAACTCGCCGGAAACCCCGCTGTTCCACAAGGGCCGCGAGTTGTACGGGCTGTGGCAGGTGCGGCAGACCCACAACAAGATCCCGCGACTGATCGTGGTCGAGGGCTACATGGATGTGATCGCGCTGTTCCAGCACGGCGTCGACACCGCGGTCGCCACGCTCGGCACCGCGACCACGCCCGATCACGCCGAACTGCTGTTCCGCAACGCCGCCGACGTCTACTTCTGCTTCGACGGCGACCGCGCCGGCCGCGGCGCGGCGTGGAAGGCGGTGGAATCGGTGTTGCCGCGGATGAAGGACGGGCGCCAGGCGTTCTTCCTGTTCCTGCCCGAAGGCGAGGACCCGGACACGCTGGTCCGGCAGGAAGGCGCCGACGGCTTCGACCGCCGCTTGCAGGAGGCGATGCCGCTGTCGCAGTTCCTGTTCGACAGCCTCGCCGCCGACGTCAACCTGCAAACGCTCGAAGGCAAGGGACGCTTGGCCGAACGCGCCAAGCCGCTGCTCGCGCAGATTCCCGACGGCGCGTTCTCCGATCTGATGAAGCAGCGCCTGACCGAACTCACCGGCGTCGGCGCGCGCACGGCTTCGCCGCAAACGCATGTGCCGACGCAACGCGCCAGCGCCGCGCAGCGTCCGGCGGCGACGCCGAAGCGTTCGCTGGTGCGCAGCGCGATCGCGCTGCTGTTGCAGAAGCCCTCGCTGGCCGCGGCGCTGCAGCCGCCGTACGGATTCGCGCGTTTGAACCAACCGGGCATCGATCTGCTGGTGGAGATCGTCGATGTCGTGCAGCAACGGCCGGAGATCAGCACCGGCGCGCTGCTGGAGCATTTCGCCGAACACACCCAGATCGGCGCGCTGCAGAAACTGGCGAGCCAGAGCTTGCCGGGCAACGAGGAACATTTGCAGCGCGAGTTTCTCGATGCTGTCGGGCAGTTGGAGAAGCAGACCGTGGTGCAGCGGCTGGACGAGCTGCAGGCCTTGCAGCGCGAAGGCGGGCTCGGCGATGCGGAGAAGCGCGAGTTGCTGGCGTTGTTGCAGATGCGGGCGGGGTTGCAGCGGGCGACTTGA
- a CDS encoding membrane dipeptidase translates to MLDRRNFLIQGALAGAGALAAGWGGPLRAAAPSQRWAPYDEAMVIDGCGFVGNNEPGAGPTLRPGAIEDVRASGLRVLHTTVGPVAQYENAFEATVRDIGNWEHEIAAHPDVFLAVRRGADLERARREKKAGVVYQFQDSAPIGESLERIDDYYHLGLRTVQLTYNVRNLAGDGCMEPGDAGLSKFGHSLVERLNERRILVDLAHSGRRTALEAIKASKSPVLISHTGCAALVERPRNKTDAELRAAADSGGVVGIYLMPFLRESGQPMAMDVIAHIEHALKICGEDHVGIGTDNFVSPVALTEKYKRDHAESIRERRRQGISAPGESETVYLYIPDLNTPRRFETLAAMLSARGHSDARIGKILGGNFARTMADVWG, encoded by the coding sequence ATGTTGGATCGCAGAAATTTTCTGATTCAAGGCGCGCTCGCCGGCGCCGGCGCGCTCGCCGCAGGATGGGGCGGGCCGCTGCGCGCGGCCGCGCCGTCGCAGCGCTGGGCGCCGTACGACGAGGCGATGGTGATCGATGGTTGCGGCTTCGTCGGCAACAACGAGCCCGGCGCGGGTCCGACCTTGCGGCCGGGGGCGATCGAGGACGTGCGCGCCAGCGGCTTGCGCGTGCTGCACACCACGGTCGGGCCGGTGGCGCAGTACGAGAACGCGTTCGAGGCCACGGTGCGCGACATCGGCAACTGGGAGCACGAGATCGCCGCGCATCCCGACGTGTTCCTGGCGGTGCGCCGCGGCGCCGACCTGGAGCGCGCTCGGCGCGAGAAGAAGGCCGGCGTGGTCTACCAGTTCCAGGACAGCGCGCCGATCGGCGAATCGCTCGAACGCATCGACGATTACTACCATCTCGGCCTGCGCACGGTGCAGTTGACCTACAACGTGCGCAACCTCGCCGGCGACGGCTGCATGGAACCCGGCGATGCGGGCTTGAGCAAGTTCGGCCACAGTCTGGTCGAACGGCTCAACGAGCGCCGCATCCTGGTCGATCTGGCCCACAGCGGCCGCCGCACCGCGCTGGAGGCGATCAAGGCCTCGAAATCGCCGGTATTGATCAGCCACACCGGCTGCGCGGCGTTGGTCGAGCGCCCGCGCAACAAGACCGACGCTGAGTTGCGCGCGGCCGCGGACAGCGGCGGCGTGGTCGGCATCTATCTCATGCCGTTCCTGCGCGAGAGCGGCCAGCCGATGGCGATGGACGTGATCGCGCACATCGAGCACGCGCTGAAGATCTGCGGCGAGGATCATGTCGGCATCGGCACCGACAACTTCGTCTCGCCGGTGGCGCTGACCGAGAAATACAAGCGCGACCACGCCGAATCGATCCGCGAACGCCGCCGCCAAGGCATTTCCGCGCCCGGCGAAAGCGAGACCGTCTACCTCTACATCCCCGACCTCAACACCCCGCGCCGGTTCGAGACGCTGGCGGCGATGCTGTCGGCGCGCGGGCACAGCGACGCGCGGATCGGCAAGATCCTCGGTGGGAATTTCGCGCGGACGATGGCGGACGTGTGGGGATGA
- a CDS encoding GatB/YqeY domain-containing protein, translating into MSLKQRLTDDMKAAMKSGDKHSLGVIRLINAAIKQKEVDERIELDDTAVIAVLDKMVKQRRDSITQYEAAKREDLAQIERDEMVVIDRYLPAKMGEAEILAVLEATIAEVGATGAADLGKLMGPLKAKLGGKADMGQVSALAKKRLAG; encoded by the coding sequence ATGAGCCTCAAGCAACGCCTCACCGACGACATGAAGGCCGCGATGAAGAGCGGCGACAAGCATTCCCTCGGCGTGATCCGCCTGATCAACGCCGCGATCAAGCAGAAGGAAGTCGACGAGCGCATCGAACTCGACGACACCGCGGTGATCGCCGTGCTCGACAAGATGGTCAAGCAGCGCCGCGACTCGATCACCCAGTACGAAGCCGCCAAGCGCGAGGATCTGGCCCAGATCGAACGCGACGAAATGGTGGTGATCGACCGCTATCTGCCCGCGAAGATGGGCGAAGCCGAAATCCTGGCCGTGCTCGAAGCCACCATCGCCGAAGTCGGCGCGACCGGCGCGGCCGACCTGGGCAAGCTGATGGGCCCGCTCAAGGCCAAGCTCGGCGGCAAGGCCGATATGGGTCAGGTGTCGGCGCTGGCGAAGAAGCGGTTGGCGGGCTGA
- a CDS encoding YihY/virulence factor BrkB family protein encodes MPSNDSQRPDDALPASAASGSVVQSGAKPLPAAVPGSQSAAPDRDGERAADAAARNPAGTASAAAPASVTAEPNPGGDPDRSAAAELAHDAMQRIHSLQTRLEQSWPGKFVQRFVDYDILALAAALSFYTLLSLAPLVLMVLWLSTALYPSAQEEFFRQMGLLAGSEVENTARLIVANAQHRPGTGSMAALLGTLALLVGASAVFGQLQAALNRVFRSDAKRLGGLAAWLRKRLLSFGMVISVGFLLVVSMAAQAALQLLIAYVPDLLPVFAAGFSFVLYAAVFAAMYRWLPDRPVTRRRALFGGALTAGMFMLGRSAIGLYLGQASLGTAYGPAGGLVVMLVWMYYCAVVFLVGALITAMLDEHARVRRRLAEERAAAGLDAA; translated from the coding sequence ATGCCTTCGAACGATTCCCAGCGCCCCGACGACGCCCTGCCCGCCTCCGCCGCTTCGGGTTCCGTCGTGCAGTCCGGCGCGAAACCCTTGCCGGCCGCCGTGCCGGGCTCTCAGTCCGCCGCTCCGGATCGCGATGGCGAACGCGCGGCCGATGCAGCCGCACGCAATCCGGCGGGCACCGCCAGCGCGGCCGCGCCGGCTTCGGTCACCGCCGAGCCGAACCCCGGCGGCGACCCCGACCGCTCCGCCGCCGCCGAACTCGCCCACGACGCGATGCAGCGCATCCACAGCCTGCAAACGCGGCTCGAACAGAGCTGGCCGGGCAAGTTCGTCCAGCGCTTCGTCGATTACGACATCCTCGCCCTGGCCGCGGCGCTGTCGTTCTACACCCTGCTGTCGCTGGCACCGCTGGTGTTGATGGTGCTGTGGCTGAGCACCGCGCTATACCCCTCGGCGCAGGAGGAGTTCTTCCGCCAGATGGGCCTGCTGGCCGGCAGCGAGGTCGAGAACACCGCGCGGCTGATCGTCGCCAACGCCCAGCATCGTCCGGGCACCGGCTCGATGGCGGCGCTGCTGGGCACGCTGGCGCTGCTGGTCGGCGCCTCGGCGGTGTTCGGCCAGTTGCAGGCCGCGCTCAACCGGGTGTTCCGCAGCGACGCCAAGCGGCTGGGCGGGCTGGCGGCGTGGCTGCGCAAGCGCCTGCTGTCGTTCGGGATGGTCATCAGCGTCGGCTTCCTGCTGGTGGTGTCGATGGCCGCGCAGGCCGCGCTGCAGCTGCTGATCGCCTACGTGCCCGACCTGCTGCCGGTGTTCGCCGCGGGGTTCTCGTTCGTGCTGTACGCGGCGGTGTTCGCGGCCATGTACCGCTGGTTGCCGGACCGGCCGGTGACGCGCCGGCGCGCGCTGTTCGGCGGCGCGCTGACCGCGGGCATGTTCATGCTCGGGCGCAGCGCGATCGGCCTGTACCTGGGGCAGGCCAGCCTCGGCACCGCGTACGGGCCGGCCGGCGGGCTGGTGGTCATGCTGGTGTGGATGTACTACTGCGCCGTGGTGTTCCTGGTCGGCGCGCTGATCACCGCGATGCTCGACGAGCACGCGCGGGTGCGCCGCCGGCTCGCCGAGGAACGCGCGGCGGCGGGGCTGGACGCGGCCTGA